AAAAAGTAGCGCAGCACAGCCGACCAGTGTACCGACCGTAATGATGATTATCCAAAGACTCCAAAATGTAGTCATTGCTTAGTCACTCCTTGTTCTTTTGAGGGCGTTTGCTCTTCATCGGCAAAAACAAGGTTCGCAGCTTCATCGAAGCGAGCTTTACGGTTCTTACCGTAAGCCCACCAAACTACACCTATAAAGCACACGAAAAGCACTATGGTCCAAATACCATGAATAGTACCGATATCCATAATTTCACCCCTTTATTACTTCATTGCGTGACCAAGAGACTGAAGGTAAGCGATGATGGCATCCATCTCAGTTTTACCTTCTACATCTTTAGACGCGTTTGCGATTTGCTCATCAGTGTATGGAACGCCAAACTGATCGCGGAAGATGGTTAACTTCTTCTGAGTGTTCTTACCATCAAGAACATTATCCGCCAGCCATGGGAAGCCGGGCATGTTTGACTCAGGAACAAGCTCACGCGGGTCCATTAGGTGAACGCGATGCCACTCGTCAGAGTAACGACCGCCGACGCGTGCTAGGTCAGGACCTGTACGCTTAGAACCCCATAGGAATGGGTGCTCCCAAACACTTTCACCAGCGACAGAGTAGTGACCGTAACGCTCAGTTTCAGAGCGGAAAGGGCGAACCGTTTGGCTGTGACAAACGTTACAACCTTCACGGGTGTAAATGTCACGACCTTCCAACTCAAGAGCAGTGTACGGACGCAGATTGTCAACAGGCTCTGTGGTTTGTTTTTGGAAAATAAGTGGAGTGATCTCTACAAGAGCCCCCAAGCTAATTGCAA
This window of the Vibrio neptunius genome carries:
- a CDS encoding cbb3-type cytochrome oxidase subunit 3, whose protein sequence is MDIGTIHGIWTIVLFVCFIGVVWWAYGKNRKARFDEAANLVFADEEQTPSKEQGVTKQ
- the ccoO gene encoding cytochrome-c oxidase, cbb3-type subunit II — encoded protein: MSSNSNNRHEIVERNVGLLAILIVFAISLGALVEITPLIFQKQTTEPVDNLRPYTALELEGRDIYTREGCNVCHSQTVRPFRSETERYGHYSVAGESVWEHPFLWGSKRTGPDLARVGGRYSDEWHRVHLMDPRELVPESNMPGFPWLADNVLDGKNTQKKLTIFRDQFGVPYTDEQIANASKDVEGKTEMDAIIAYLQSLGHAMK